One window from the genome of Bdellovibrio sp. NC01 encodes:
- a CDS encoding ABC transporter substrate-binding protein, with the protein MTFLSIVASAAKPAGNAAPTLHAAIPEGLAAPLLMENNPNKLEGLLPDYMKAIGDALGRKTSLTLLTRYRITNFLLSGKSDVLCYSSRAWAEDKGQLNWSKTLFMKREVILGPSPMPAKLSDLGGKTIGTILYYVYPRLDPLFNSHRITREDASSEEANLNKIVKGRIQYVVTDEIFLDYFKLKNPKIEEGRSRLFLQEYPIQCSVSRLGTVNVKDLDKAIEKVKSSGQLEALFKKYGATVH; encoded by the coding sequence ATGACTTTCTTAAGCATTGTGGCTTCTGCGGCGAAACCCGCTGGCAATGCGGCTCCGACGTTGCATGCAGCTATTCCCGAAGGTTTGGCAGCGCCGCTCTTGATGGAAAATAATCCTAATAAACTCGAAGGTCTTTTGCCCGATTACATGAAGGCGATTGGAGATGCTTTAGGTAGAAAAACATCATTAACGTTGTTAACTCGCTATCGCATCACCAACTTTTTGCTGTCTGGAAAGTCTGATGTGCTTTGCTACTCGAGTCGCGCGTGGGCCGAGGATAAAGGTCAATTAAATTGGTCCAAAACTTTGTTCATGAAACGCGAAGTGATATTGGGGCCCTCTCCAATGCCCGCAAAGCTCAGTGACCTTGGTGGCAAAACAATTGGGACGATTTTGTATTATGTGTATCCTCGCCTGGACCCTTTGTTTAATTCTCATCGCATTACCCGCGAAGATGCTTCGAGTGAGGAAGCGAATTTGAACAAAATTGTTAAAGGTCGCATTCAATATGTTGTGACCGATGAGATTTTTTTGGATTACTTCAAATTGAAAAATCCAAAGATTGAAGAAGGTCGCTCGCGTTTGTTTTTACAAGAATATCCAATTCAGTGTTCCGTCAGCAGACTTGGAACTGTGAATGTGAAAGATCTTGATAAAGCGATAGAAAAAGTGAAATCAAGCGGCCAATTAGAGGCTTTATTTAAAAAATATGGTGCGACAGTCCACTAA
- a CDS encoding HD-GYP domain-containing protein, producing the protein MSNVRDIKSAPVDPEDFMAVSRDEFIPGTQVPVDIFLKLSEKNYVMILKEGAKVNFDQMHFPEKAEWLYVRKADYHKCVGKALTVAGIVLDSQKISIETKTVVLSRAADSIFKEIEHLGFDHLALEHSKVISKSIQALVDDKPDISFVINLMANLNEDLIRHAMMVSAISVIIARSMKWTMSANLEKLALGALLHDVGMKELPDEILEMPRHAMNREQAAIYESHVYRGVEILRTMPSISDDIIAIVLEHHENSPGQGYPRRIRDFKMNPFARVVALADCFAEVVMKSVNNPNPKNAAAAVVFIETTLGQPFHKPAFTALKQALQVTV; encoded by the coding sequence ATGAGCAATGTGCGAGACATTAAGTCAGCTCCAGTCGATCCGGAAGATTTCATGGCTGTGTCCAGGGATGAATTTATCCCCGGTACGCAAGTCCCTGTCGATATTTTCTTAAAACTCTCTGAAAAGAACTACGTCATGATCCTTAAAGAAGGTGCAAAGGTCAATTTCGATCAAATGCACTTTCCAGAAAAAGCAGAGTGGCTGTACGTCAGAAAAGCGGATTATCACAAATGTGTTGGTAAAGCTTTGACAGTGGCGGGTATCGTCTTAGATAGCCAGAAAATCAGCATTGAAACAAAGACGGTCGTCTTGTCGCGCGCTGCGGATTCGATTTTTAAAGAGATCGAACATCTTGGTTTCGATCATTTGGCTCTTGAGCATTCCAAGGTGATTAGTAAATCCATTCAAGCTCTTGTTGATGACAAGCCGGATATCAGTTTCGTTATTAACTTGATGGCGAACTTAAATGAAGATCTGATCCGTCATGCAATGATGGTGTCAGCGATTTCCGTGATCATCGCGCGTTCCATGAAGTGGACCATGTCAGCTAACTTGGAAAAACTCGCACTGGGTGCGCTTCTACATGACGTCGGCATGAAAGAGTTGCCCGATGAGATTCTTGAGATGCCTCGTCACGCGATGAATCGCGAACAAGCAGCAATTTATGAATCGCACGTTTACCGCGGAGTTGAAATCCTGCGCACGATGCCAAGCATTTCAGATGACATCATCGCGATTGTTTTAGAGCATCACGAAAACTCGCCAGGGCAGGGCTATCCACGCCGTATTCGCGATTTTAAAATGAATCCATTCGCACGCGTTGTGGCGTTGGCCGATTGCTTTGCGGAAGTCGTTATGAAATCCGTGAACAATCCCAATCCAAAAAATGCCGCGGCAGCAGTTGTGTTTATCGAAACAACATTAGGTCAGCCATTCCACAAACCTGCCTTCACGGCGTTGAAGCAGGCGTTGCAAGTCACAGTGTAA
- a CDS encoding DUF1254 domain-containing protein produces the protein MRGLFMLGLSWCVLLSSCATSTKSQVKMASPQEAKQLASDATIYAYPLVMLAKTRDVQTATPYTTKIKAPINQFVHTRNFPDENVKDTGLTTDVLYSTAWLDLADEPMVLTVPKSNRFYSLVFMNAWSDIVANLGSTETKNRELQVLLAGPNWKGQAPEGVRVVRIETNNAWLVTRIQGSSNKDFPDIHHFQNDLDLTPLSYYGKIYLPPSNVSVNPLVNSKTEPVAQMQQLDASTFFGDFAEELKNNKPLTADTKKVEELRRLGLNPGQAYHLNNLSQEMQAAINEGYQLGLQRLKQAATLTDEATWQIRVNANNDYFNRAVVAFSGQAINNDGDSIWLRTGKDVNGERLSGERPYVLHISKEQLPPAKGFWSLSMYDAANALVPNAGKRFNISSKEKLKYNGDGSLDLYIQETNPGRDRVANWLPAPAGNFHLVMRLYGAKQEQLSGWKLPYVEKAMESRLSKNVEF, from the coding sequence ATGCGCGGATTATTCATGCTTGGACTTTCTTGGTGTGTTCTTCTAAGTTCCTGTGCGACGTCTACCAAATCGCAGGTGAAAATGGCTTCGCCACAAGAAGCAAAACAGCTGGCATCGGATGCGACTATTTATGCGTATCCGTTAGTGATGTTAGCGAAAACTCGTGATGTACAAACGGCGACACCTTATACGACTAAAATTAAAGCGCCGATCAATCAATTCGTTCACACTCGTAATTTTCCAGATGAAAATGTGAAAGACACAGGGCTTACCACCGACGTGCTTTATTCGACAGCGTGGTTGGATCTTGCGGATGAACCGATGGTGTTAACAGTTCCCAAATCGAATCGTTTTTATTCGTTGGTGTTCATGAATGCGTGGAGTGATATCGTCGCCAATCTGGGTTCCACAGAAACAAAAAATAGAGAGCTGCAGGTGTTATTAGCGGGACCCAATTGGAAGGGCCAAGCTCCCGAAGGTGTTCGTGTTGTCAGAATTGAAACAAACAATGCCTGGCTTGTGACACGCATTCAAGGCAGCAGTAACAAGGACTTTCCCGATATCCATCATTTTCAAAATGACCTGGATCTGACGCCATTAAGTTATTACGGAAAAATCTATCTTCCACCATCCAATGTCAGTGTGAATCCGCTTGTTAATAGTAAAACCGAACCGGTCGCGCAAATGCAGCAGCTAGACGCTAGTACTTTCTTTGGCGATTTTGCAGAAGAATTAAAAAATAACAAACCATTAACCGCAGATACAAAAAAAGTCGAAGAGCTGCGTCGCTTAGGACTCAACCCAGGACAGGCTTATCATCTCAACAATTTGTCACAAGAAATGCAGGCGGCCATCAACGAAGGCTATCAATTAGGTCTGCAACGCTTAAAGCAAGCAGCGACTTTGACTGACGAAGCGACTTGGCAAATTCGTGTGAATGCTAATAACGATTATTTCAATCGCGCAGTCGTCGCCTTTAGCGGTCAAGCCATTAACAATGATGGCGATTCCATTTGGCTACGCACGGGAAAAGATGTGAATGGCGAACGCCTTTCAGGAGAGCGTCCTTACGTCCTGCATATTTCCAAAGAGCAACTGCCACCTGCAAAAGGTTTCTGGTCCCTTTCCATGTATGATGCCGCCAATGCCTTAGTGCCGAATGCCGGTAAACGCTTTAATATCAGCAGTAAAGAGAAATTGAAATACAACGGCGATGGCTCATTGGATCTGTATATTCAAGAAACAAATCCAGGCCGCGACCGCGTTGCAAACTGGTTGCCTGCACCAGCAGGAAATTTCCATCTGGTGATGCGTCTTTACGGTGCGAAACAAGAACAACTCAGTGGTTGGAAACTACCTTACGTTGAGAAAGCGATGGAATCGCGTTTATCAAAAAACGTAGAGTTCTAA
- a CDS encoding helix-turn-helix transcriptional regulator — translation MTTNELIELDPQILRELLKEKEISRQEFAQQLGISTKTIQRWVNGTVRRVRPDTLGRVAQVLGVPPDRIRKSSIPLELRPINRVLEEICSDAFMARIRAMDDFPTYLKLLKTFNAQELCSAQRLTLYLQLGSTTFFLGRIRASRLYLDEALKIAYSLNDTVKIIAILSWSALREDFAGNSPEAMRMIEQAEQHLQYAKDSVTARADILFRKGHVLYHNERIEEAIPYIRDSILLEYKHPTLNLFRLGMKYYHLSECYIRQRNFSKARATLKKTFHIAEKSGWVRGQSYSHFGLGIITIFENGDCETVRGNFAKARVLRNHTTPERINTKAEQREFIYLAIKGQLREARDLVANHVRLNRRYIHFFAYSVLDALFFAKFSPETFSLRGSLIERATQYFEKNKLENALNAVKVLKSKERITKNELLELYVF, via the coding sequence ATGACTACCAACGAGCTGATTGAACTTGATCCACAAATACTTCGAGAGCTTTTAAAAGAAAAAGAAATCTCACGCCAAGAATTCGCGCAGCAGTTAGGCATCTCAACGAAAACAATTCAACGTTGGGTGAATGGCACTGTGCGAAGAGTTCGCCCCGACACACTCGGGCGCGTTGCCCAAGTCTTGGGTGTGCCACCCGATCGGATTCGCAAATCATCGATCCCGTTAGAACTTCGCCCGATCAATCGCGTGTTAGAAGAAATTTGCAGTGATGCATTTATGGCGCGCATTCGAGCGATGGATGATTTTCCGACATATTTAAAACTTCTGAAAACATTTAATGCGCAGGAATTGTGTTCTGCTCAACGTTTGACACTGTATTTACAATTGGGCTCGACCACTTTCTTTTTGGGACGCATCCGCGCCAGTCGTCTTTATTTAGATGAAGCTTTGAAAATCGCCTACTCGCTGAATGATACAGTCAAAATTATTGCGATTTTAAGCTGGTCGGCTTTGCGTGAAGATTTCGCCGGCAATAGTCCCGAAGCAATGCGCATGATTGAACAGGCCGAACAGCATTTGCAGTATGCAAAAGACAGCGTGACCGCGCGAGCGGATATTTTATTTCGCAAGGGGCACGTTCTTTATCACAATGAAAGAATTGAAGAGGCGATTCCCTATATTCGTGACTCTATCCTACTTGAATACAAACATCCGACCTTAAACTTATTCCGCTTGGGAATGAAATATTATCACTTAAGTGAATGCTACATTCGCCAACGCAATTTTTCAAAAGCTCGTGCCACATTAAAAAAGACTTTTCATATTGCTGAAAAATCCGGTTGGGTGCGTGGCCAATCTTACAGTCACTTCGGCTTAGGCATCATTACGATTTTTGAAAATGGTGACTGTGAAACAGTTCGCGGTAATTTTGCGAAAGCTCGCGTCTTACGTAACCACACAACCCCAGAACGCATTAACACCAAAGCAGAACAGCGCGAGTTCATTTACTTAGCTATTAAGGGCCAATTGCGTGAAGCACGAGACCTCGTGGCAAATCATGTCCGCTTGAATCGCCGCTACATTCACTTTTTTGCTTATTCCGTGTTAGATGCGTTGTTCTTCGCAAAGTTTTCGCCGGAGACTTTTTCTTTACGCGGAAGTCTGATTGAGCGCGCCACTCAGTATTTCGAAAAAAATAAGCTGGAAAATGCGCTCAATGCCGTGAAAGTTTTAAAAAGCAAAGAGCGCATCACGAAAAATGAACTTTTAGAACTCTACGTTTTTTGA
- a CDS encoding KH domain-containing protein, which translates to MEEVSKPLVIRKRVASVEKTTAATVTPVACNKDEVIETVRKQLESFLHLLVDHPTEVKISVEQGERTTIFKIDCTQRNLGKVLGCKGKMITSLRNMALAVTARHGFRSIIEVPYYANANAVAESECKELKTAF; encoded by the coding sequence ATGGAAGAAGTAAGCAAGCCCCTAGTGATCCGCAAAAGAGTGGCTAGTGTAGAAAAAACCACAGCCGCAACTGTCACACCCGTCGCGTGTAACAAAGACGAAGTGATTGAGACAGTTCGCAAACAACTCGAAAGTTTTTTACATTTACTCGTGGATCACCCGACAGAGGTCAAGATCTCGGTCGAACAAGGTGAACGGACGACGATTTTCAAAATCGACTGCACACAAAGAAATCTTGGAAAAGTATTGGGCTGCAAAGGCAAGATGATCACAAGCCTTCGCAACATGGCTCTTGCTGTGACAGCTCGCCACGGCTTTCGCTCCATCATCGAAGTTCCTTATTATGCAAACGCGAACGCTGTCGCGGAAAGTGAATGTAAGGAATTGAAGACTGCTTTTTAA
- a CDS encoding pirin family protein, with protein MTSTQNDILMEIAPRLVSLGGPKVHRLMPYREKRMVGPFIFFDYFPATEFGPNEGMEVRPHPHIGLSTLSYLLEGKVLHNDSSGNKQVLTPGDVNWMTAGKGISHSERTPEDLRGIPHRLHLLQFWVALPLSAEDIDPEFTHHPKESIPSFKVGNADVTLIAGKAFDQESPVGIYSPLFFMEVNLKKGDRFEYAPEDGHELAFFIIKGSLKAGEKTIPPDDFVILHTDSKLNVTADEDTCFMVLGGEPFPEPRYIFWNYVSSSKEKIEKAKQAWRDRSFPQVAGEDDIIPLPE; from the coding sequence ATGACTTCTACGCAAAATGATATTCTTATGGAGATTGCTCCACGTTTGGTTTCACTAGGTGGCCCCAAAGTTCATCGTTTAATGCCTTATCGCGAAAAACGAATGGTTGGACCTTTCATCTTTTTTGACTACTTCCCTGCGACGGAGTTCGGGCCGAATGAGGGTATGGAAGTGCGTCCTCACCCCCACATTGGTCTTTCCACTTTGAGCTATCTGCTTGAAGGTAAAGTTCTGCACAATGATAGCTCGGGCAACAAACAAGTTTTGACTCCGGGTGATGTGAACTGGATGACCGCAGGCAAAGGCATTTCCCACTCTGAAAGAACGCCTGAAGATCTTCGCGGCATCCCCCACCGTTTGCACTTGCTGCAATTCTGGGTCGCGTTGCCACTTTCTGCTGAAGATATTGATCCAGAATTTACTCACCATCCAAAAGAGAGCATTCCATCTTTCAAAGTCGGCAATGCGGATGTGACTTTGATCGCTGGAAAAGCTTTCGATCAAGAATCGCCGGTTGGTATTTACTCGCCGTTATTTTTTATGGAAGTAAATTTGAAAAAAGGCGATCGTTTCGAGTATGCACCGGAAGACGGCCATGAACTTGCGTTCTTCATCATCAAGGGGTCCTTGAAAGCAGGCGAAAAAACAATTCCGCCTGATGACTTCGTGATCTTACATACCGATTCAAAACTTAACGTCACAGCCGACGAGGACACGTGCTTCATGGTTCTGGGTGGCGAACCGTTCCCTGAACCTCGCTACATTTTCTGGAATTACGTCTCGTCATCGAAAGAAAAAATCGAAAAAGCTAAACAAGCGTGGCGTGATCGCAGCTTTCCCCAAGTCGCGGGTGAAGACGATATCATCCCCTTACCTGAGTAA
- a CDS encoding AMP nucleosidase — MKTKKEIVENWLPRYTGVPLDEFGHYILLTNFGGYVKSFAERFNVPVRGLDKPMQSATAENITIINFGMGSALAATCMDLLTAINPKAVLFLGKCGGIKKKNQLGDFILPIAAIRGEGTSNEYLPAEIPALPSFRLQKAVSSMIAKNGCDYWTGTVYTTNRRVWEHDDHFKEYLAKTRAMAVDMETATIFVTGFVNEIPRGALLLVSDNPMVPEGVKTEESDKKVTTNFVDKHISIGIDALRELRDSGESVKHMRWD, encoded by the coding sequence ATGAAGACGAAAAAAGAGATCGTAGAAAATTGGCTCCCACGTTACACAGGTGTTCCTCTTGATGAGTTTGGTCATTATATTTTGCTGACAAACTTTGGTGGATACGTGAAGTCTTTTGCAGAGCGTTTTAATGTTCCTGTTCGCGGTCTGGATAAACCGATGCAATCTGCAACGGCGGAAAACATCACGATCATTAACTTCGGTATGGGCTCTGCCTTGGCCGCGACGTGCATGGACTTACTAACAGCGATCAACCCTAAAGCGGTTTTGTTCCTTGGTAAGTGCGGCGGTATCAAAAAGAAAAATCAATTAGGTGACTTCATTCTGCCAATCGCTGCGATTCGTGGTGAAGGAACTTCGAATGAATACTTACCAGCAGAAATTCCAGCATTGCCTTCATTCCGTTTGCAAAAAGCGGTTTCATCGATGATCGCGAAAAACGGTTGCGATTATTGGACGGGCACTGTGTACACGACAAACCGTCGCGTTTGGGAACATGATGATCATTTCAAAGAATACTTGGCGAAAACTCGTGCGATGGCTGTCGATATGGAAACAGCGACGATCTTCGTAACAGGTTTCGTGAATGAAATTCCGCGTGGTGCTTTGTTGCTTGTCTCTGACAACCCGATGGTTCCAGAAGGTGTGAAGACAGAAGAAAGCGATAAGAAGGTCACAACAAACTTTGTTGATAAGCACATTTCAATCGGTATTGATGCGCTTCGTGAGCTTCGTGATTCCGGCGAATCTGTGAAACACATGCGTTGGGATTGA
- a CDS encoding aspartate/glutamate racemase family protein yields the protein MKKIGLLGGMSWESTVPYYKIINEHIKTKMGGLHSAELMLYSMDFQKIANLQKAGDWEGAGKVLGTAAATMKHGGAEAIVVCTNTMHKVAEQIEHHSGLPILHIADATAKEINNKGIKKVGLLGTCYTMEQNFYRGRLADNFKIETVIPNEEARQKINKVIFEELCLGTIKEDSRKFFQAVIQDLVDQGAEGVILGCTEIGMLITHQHTNVPIFDTAIIHANYAAEFMLS from the coding sequence ATGAAAAAGATCGGTTTGCTTGGTGGTATGAGTTGGGAATCAACGGTTCCGTACTACAAGATCATCAATGAACACATCAAAACCAAAATGGGCGGCCTTCATTCTGCAGAGCTGATGTTGTACAGCATGGACTTCCAAAAAATCGCAAACCTCCAAAAAGCAGGGGACTGGGAAGGCGCAGGTAAAGTGCTAGGCACTGCTGCCGCAACCATGAAGCACGGAGGCGCTGAAGCCATCGTCGTGTGCACAAACACCATGCACAAAGTAGCAGAACAAATCGAACACCACAGCGGCTTACCAATCCTGCACATCGCCGATGCAACAGCCAAAGAAATCAACAACAAAGGCATCAAAAAAGTCGGCCTGCTTGGCACATGCTACACAATGGAACAAAACTTCTACCGCGGAAGACTTGCCGATAATTTCAAAATCGAAACCGTCATTCCAAACGAAGAAGCCCGCCAAAAAATCAACAAAGTCATCTTCGAAGAACTGTGCCTAGGCACAATCAAAGAAGACTCAAGAAAATTCTTCCAAGCAGTGATCCAAGACCTAGTAGACCAAGGCGCCGAAGGCGTAATCCTAGGCTGCACAGAAATCGGCATGCTAATCACACACCAACACACAAACGTCCCAATCTTCGACACAGCAATAATCCACGCCAACTATGCAGCCGAATTCATGCTGAGCTAA
- a CDS encoding helix-turn-helix domain-containing protein, with translation MSRTVMIVVSDNQETVDSAKKYWENHDVTVHAYSSAQWREGLDNAFFRQQLAAGVPALVSGNSPVTTDGGGNVLQFPSATSTSSNVQKMEELEAQAIENAIVQYKGNLTEAAKALGIGRATLYRKVKQYHIDPSAARKKKSTPVAA, from the coding sequence ATGTCACGCACAGTAATGATCGTGGTGAGCGATAACCAGGAAACCGTAGATAGCGCAAAGAAGTACTGGGAGAACCATGATGTCACTGTTCATGCTTATTCTTCAGCGCAATGGCGCGAAGGTTTGGACAATGCATTTTTCAGACAACAACTAGCTGCAGGTGTTCCAGCTTTGGTTTCAGGCAATAGCCCTGTAACTACAGACGGCGGTGGTAACGTTCTTCAGTTCCCATCAGCGACATCAACTTCTTCTAACGTACAAAAAATGGAAGAGTTGGAAGCACAAGCAATTGAAAATGCAATCGTTCAATACAAAGGCAACTTGACTGAAGCTGCAAAAGCTTTGGGTATCGGTCGCGCAACTTTGTATCGTAAAGTGAAGCAATACCACATTGATCCTTCTGCAGCTCGCAAGAAGAAATCAACTCCGGTTGCTGCTTAA